The following proteins come from a genomic window of Corallococcus sp. NCRR:
- a CDS encoding FHA domain-containing protein has product MVSVKQLRPFAGASLESFRSASGAIALIQQPVDAAFQAVVAPGMVGMRTVGMAHRSRMEERLLAMLRDFDNLEVHFLQPNQDGEEFTVGRTDACDLMVPEPSVSQHHATLRWNAGAGDFSVRDAQSMNGTFINGAPLGFKAQVMLHDGATLAFGDVQFLYLRAETLHEQLRLAVPGTTAP; this is encoded by the coding sequence ATGGTGTCCGTGAAACAGCTCCGCCCCTTCGCGGGCGCCTCGCTGGAGTCCTTCCGGTCCGCGTCCGGTGCAATCGCCCTCATCCAGCAGCCCGTGGACGCCGCCTTCCAGGCCGTGGTGGCCCCGGGCATGGTGGGCATGCGCACGGTGGGGATGGCGCACCGCTCGCGCATGGAGGAGCGGCTGCTCGCGATGCTGCGCGACTTCGACAACCTGGAGGTGCACTTCCTCCAGCCGAACCAGGACGGCGAGGAGTTCACCGTGGGCCGCACCGACGCGTGCGACCTGATGGTGCCGGAGCCCTCCGTCTCCCAGCACCACGCCACCCTGCGCTGGAACGCGGGCGCCGGGGACTTCTCCGTGCGCGACGCCCAGTCCATGAACGGCACCTTCATCAACGGCGCGCCCCTGGGCTTCAAGGCCCAGGTGATGCTCCACGACGGCGCCACGCTGGCCTTCGGCGACGTGCAGTTCCTCTACCTGCGCGCGGAGACGCTGCACGAACAGCTGCGCCTCGCCGTGCCGGGCACGACCGCCCCTTGA
- a CDS encoding SPFH domain-containing protein, whose amino-acid sequence MGIFDSIKGEAQRNFIARADSAKGEIVYKYPEKNVRMKTQLTVDADEVALFVKDGKVEGKLGPGRHTLDTNNIPFLSRLLESFTGGNMFMAEIFFVSNREHTGVKFGGPIGDVRDPETGLGIGTMVYGDFSIRVTEPEKLVVGLVGMGRATNEEFLGWFKGQVLKVTRDRTAELLVKKKWPLLDVTSGAYVEEMEQEILAGLKPHVDSYGLTIVRMGNFVVSIKPEDEVTLKKLSKDVAYSRLAGGFQQYAQGQAMLGASEGMAKGGGGSDGAMQGMGMGMGFGMAQMFANQQNQQQQQRPAEPAQAAAPADTRSPAQRLKEIKELKDAGVLSDEEYAAKRAELMKLL is encoded by the coding sequence ATGGGGATCTTCGACAGCATCAAGGGCGAGGCGCAGCGGAACTTCATCGCCCGCGCGGACAGCGCGAAGGGTGAAATCGTCTACAAGTATCCGGAGAAGAACGTCCGGATGAAGACGCAGCTCACCGTGGACGCGGATGAGGTGGCGCTGTTCGTCAAGGACGGCAAGGTGGAGGGCAAGCTGGGGCCCGGCCGCCACACGCTGGACACCAACAACATCCCGTTCCTGTCGCGCCTGCTGGAGAGCTTCACCGGCGGCAACATGTTCATGGCGGAGATCTTCTTCGTCTCCAACCGTGAGCACACGGGCGTGAAGTTCGGCGGCCCCATTGGCGACGTGCGCGACCCGGAGACGGGCCTGGGCATCGGCACCATGGTGTACGGCGACTTCTCCATCCGCGTGACGGAGCCGGAGAAGCTCGTGGTGGGCCTGGTCGGCATGGGCCGCGCCACCAACGAGGAGTTCCTGGGCTGGTTCAAGGGCCAGGTGCTCAAGGTGACGCGCGACCGCACCGCCGAACTCCTGGTGAAGAAGAAGTGGCCGCTGCTGGACGTGACGAGCGGCGCCTACGTGGAGGAGATGGAGCAGGAGATCCTCGCCGGCCTCAAGCCGCACGTGGACTCCTACGGCCTCACCATCGTCCGCATGGGCAACTTCGTCGTCAGCATCAAGCCCGAGGACGAAGTCACGCTGAAGAAGCTGTCCAAGGACGTGGCGTACTCGCGGCTGGCGGGCGGCTTCCAGCAGTACGCGCAGGGCCAGGCGATGCTCGGCGCGTCCGAGGGCATGGCCAAGGGCGGTGGCGGCTCCGACGGCGCCATGCAGGGCATGGGCATGGGCATGGGGTTCGGCATGGCGCAGATGTTCGCCAACCAGCAGAACCAGCAGCAGCAGCAGCGCCCCGCGGAGCCCGCGCAGGCGGCCGCTCCCGCGGACACGCGCAGCCCGGCGCAGCGGCTCAAGGAGATCAAGGAGCTGAAGGACGCGGGCGTGCTCTCCGACGAGGAGTACGCCGCCAAGCGCGCGGAGTTGATGAAGCTCTTGTAG
- a CDS encoding ABC transporter permease subunit produces MAFRPRRALAVFWKDSLDLRKNVGLLVSMAVLPLVMVTVPIGVVWTYVRQPDQSDLRMVALFYDPTLPLGASAARFLIDKSLTDWFGMFLVMPVFIPILIASQSVAGEKERRTLEPLLASPVSAAELVAGKCLAALVPAVVLTWVAFALFCVGVDWVAWPLVGAPLMPNALWGFGVFVLAPLFAFFGNGVAVLISARVSEARMAQQLSALVVLPLVGLVGGQVAGVLKAGMGYYAIQGGVVVVLDVILLAASIRFLDRERLVSRWG; encoded by the coding sequence ATGGCCTTCCGGCCGCGACGCGCGTTGGCGGTGTTCTGGAAGGACTCGCTGGACCTGCGCAAGAACGTGGGCCTGCTCGTGTCCATGGCGGTGCTGCCCCTGGTGATGGTGACGGTGCCCATCGGAGTGGTGTGGACGTACGTGCGGCAGCCGGACCAATCGGACCTGCGCATGGTGGCGCTCTTCTACGACCCCACGCTGCCCCTGGGCGCGAGCGCGGCGCGCTTCCTCATCGACAAGTCGCTCACCGACTGGTTCGGCATGTTCCTGGTGATGCCCGTCTTCATCCCCATCCTCATCGCGTCCCAGAGCGTGGCGGGGGAGAAGGAGCGCCGCACGCTGGAGCCGCTGCTCGCGTCGCCCGTGTCCGCGGCGGAGCTGGTGGCGGGCAAGTGCCTGGCCGCGCTGGTGCCCGCGGTGGTGCTGACCTGGGTGGCCTTCGCGCTGTTCTGCGTGGGCGTGGACTGGGTGGCGTGGCCGCTGGTGGGCGCGCCGCTGATGCCCAACGCGCTGTGGGGCTTCGGCGTCTTCGTGCTCGCGCCGCTGTTCGCCTTCTTCGGCAACGGCGTCGCGGTGCTCATCTCCGCCCGGGTGAGCGAGGCGCGCATGGCGCAGCAGCTGTCCGCGCTGGTGGTGCTGCCGCTGGTGGGGCTGGTGGGGGGCCAGGTGGCCGGCGTGCTCAAGGCGGGCATGGGCTACTACGCCATCCAGGGCGGGGTGGTGGTGGTGCTGGACGTCATCCTGCTGGCGGCCAGCATCCGGTTCCTGGACCGGGAACGTCTGGTCAGCCGCTGGGGTTGA
- a CDS encoding ABC transporter ATP-binding protein: MSILVPPPLAEPLARGGLRVRGLAKRFGERTAVEDLTFDVRPGEVFGLLGPNGAGKTTTVRMLTGLLKPSSGDAEVWGHSVTHDGESLRKVVGLLTEQPGLYDRLTARENLRFFMKLHEMDESVAWPRAKHYLDRFGLGGREDDPCGGFSKGMRQKLAIVRTLVHDPRVIFLDEPTSGLDPESARTVRDAVAELASEGRTIVLCSHNLSEVERLCERVAVVRRRLLALGPVRELRRAGQSLDVRVEGDARGFVTALAALPFRPNVLVEGGRLRVMLADEARAPDVVACLVRAGARVHSVVPAQRPLEEVYLDLLREEGT; this comes from the coding sequence GTGAGCATCCTCGTCCCGCCCCCGCTCGCGGAGCCCCTGGCGAGGGGCGGCCTGCGCGTGCGCGGCCTGGCGAAGCGCTTCGGCGAGCGCACCGCCGTGGAGGACCTCACCTTCGACGTGCGGCCCGGGGAGGTGTTCGGCCTCCTGGGCCCCAACGGCGCGGGAAAGACGACGACGGTGCGCATGCTGACGGGGCTGCTCAAGCCCTCCAGCGGCGACGCGGAGGTGTGGGGCCACTCCGTCACGCACGACGGCGAGTCGCTGCGCAAGGTGGTGGGGCTGCTCACCGAGCAGCCCGGGCTCTACGACCGGCTCACCGCGCGGGAGAACCTGCGCTTCTTCATGAAGCTGCATGAGATGGACGAGTCCGTCGCGTGGCCCCGGGCGAAGCACTACCTGGACCGCTTCGGGCTGGGGGGCCGCGAGGACGACCCGTGCGGCGGCTTCAGCAAGGGCATGCGCCAGAAGCTGGCCATCGTGCGCACGCTGGTGCACGACCCGCGCGTCATCTTCCTGGACGAGCCCACCAGCGGCCTGGACCCGGAGTCCGCGCGCACCGTGCGCGACGCGGTGGCGGAGCTGGCCTCCGAAGGGCGCACCATCGTGCTGTGCTCGCACAACCTGTCGGAGGTGGAGCGGCTGTGCGAGCGCGTGGCCGTGGTGCGCCGCCGCCTGCTGGCGCTGGGCCCGGTGCGCGAGCTGCGCCGCGCGGGGCAGTCGCTGGACGTGCGCGTGGAGGGCGACGCGCGAGGCTTCGTCACCGCGCTGGCGGCGCTGCCCTTCCGGCCCAACGTGCTGGTGGAGGGCGGGCGCCTGCGGGTGATGCTGGCGGATGAGGCGCGGGCGCCGGACGTGGTGGCGTGCCTGGTGAGGGCGGGGGCCCGCGTGCACAGCGTGGTGCCCGCGCAGCGCCCGTTGGAAGAGGTGTACCTGGACCTGCTGCGGGAAGAGGGGACGTGA
- a CDS encoding glycosyltransferase family 39 protein, whose amino-acid sequence MASDGEKNSQGDSTFTQAILGEDTLTSSWGRRWLSLSFSARVVLATAGFAALLFVPYLGAVGLWDPWETHYGEVGRQMIQRSDYVYPFWENAWFFSKPPLTMWMQALGMNIVGALRGDGAMGLYTEWGMRMPFALLSITAVALLSLAVARTVNMRAGLATGFVLATMPLYFLLTRQTVTDTPFVTTFVCAMACAIIGQLDDTTKHRAGWWYAFYVFAGLATLAKGLLGVGLPAVILVLYAVAGVIPWSRESLEAHLRWLTSGEVRAQVRAGTRAMPVLWAQMYRMKLGTGILVFAAVAVPWYLTLVLFDGVDDEGKLFWYRFFIHDHLNRLTAGVHTTTPGGSFTYFIEQGGFAIFPWVALVPGAFAVVSRLKLRSRDKADHLALIAVLWVAFAFYLLASSATKFHHYVFPILPGLAILIALFVDRLWKDGIHEHAVSLIFGLVLFILVGKDLAENPKDFTDLFVYNYDRPYPQDLVSKPIAFFSSRPLWMGDLVTLVLLAFGVYLAFDAFSSKAKLERPAAARAVALGLLLTGGATLVAVASQGQVSAMGLWGVALVALAGFLFWQASRPEEAPGRTVLQAVGFGLALVGVALAVRGFKGPPASDALFKALSGTINVKVGMGFAFGVAGVLAAVAALQRSRVLLFSTFWGLAAAFALWFNWGHWVDLSHHWTQRDLFWRYYNQRQPGEPIAAYMMNWRGETFYSRNTVEQFRANDANTRMRQYAARPGREWALVEHNRVNLLRNAVGADKNVTLIDRDINNKFVLVTIE is encoded by the coding sequence GTGGCAAGCGACGGCGAAAAGAACTCGCAGGGGGATTCCACCTTCACCCAGGCCATCCTCGGTGAGGACACCCTGACGTCTTCATGGGGGCGGCGGTGGCTGTCCCTGTCCTTCAGCGCGCGCGTCGTGCTCGCGACCGCGGGCTTCGCGGCGCTGCTCTTCGTGCCCTACCTGGGCGCGGTCGGCCTGTGGGACCCCTGGGAGACGCACTACGGCGAAGTGGGCCGGCAGATGATCCAGCGCTCCGACTACGTCTATCCCTTCTGGGAGAACGCGTGGTTCTTCTCCAAGCCGCCGCTCACCATGTGGATGCAGGCGCTGGGGATGAACATCGTCGGCGCGCTGCGCGGCGACGGCGCCATGGGGCTCTACACGGAGTGGGGCATGCGCATGCCCTTCGCCCTGCTGAGCATCACCGCCGTGGCGCTCCTGTCGCTGGCGGTGGCGCGCACGGTGAACATGCGCGCGGGCCTGGCCACGGGCTTCGTGCTGGCCACCATGCCGCTGTACTTCCTGCTCACCCGGCAGACCGTCACCGACACGCCCTTCGTCACCACCTTCGTGTGCGCCATGGCGTGCGCCATCATCGGCCAGTTGGATGACACCACGAAGCACCGCGCCGGCTGGTGGTACGCGTTCTACGTCTTCGCGGGCCTGGCCACGCTGGCCAAGGGCCTCTTGGGCGTGGGCCTGCCCGCGGTCATCCTGGTGCTGTACGCGGTGGCGGGCGTCATCCCGTGGAGCCGCGAGAGCCTGGAGGCGCACCTGCGCTGGCTCACCAGCGGCGAGGTCCGCGCCCAGGTGCGCGCGGGCACGCGGGCCATGCCCGTGCTGTGGGCGCAGATGTACCGGATGAAGCTGGGCACGGGCATCCTGGTGTTCGCGGCGGTGGCGGTGCCCTGGTACCTGACGCTGGTGCTCTTCGACGGCGTGGACGACGAGGGCAAGCTGTTCTGGTACCGCTTCTTCATCCACGACCACCTGAACCGCCTCACCGCGGGCGTGCACACCACCACGCCCGGCGGGTCGTTCACCTACTTCATCGAACAGGGTGGCTTCGCCATCTTCCCGTGGGTGGCGCTGGTGCCCGGCGCGTTCGCGGTCGTGTCGCGGCTCAAGCTGCGCTCGCGCGACAAGGCGGACCACCTGGCGCTCATCGCCGTGCTGTGGGTGGCGTTCGCGTTCTACCTGCTGGCCTCCAGCGCCACGAAGTTCCACCACTACGTGTTCCCCATCCTGCCGGGCCTGGCCATCCTCATCGCGCTGTTCGTGGACCGGTTGTGGAAGGACGGCATCCACGAGCACGCGGTGAGCCTCATCTTCGGCCTGGTGCTCTTCATCCTGGTGGGCAAGGACCTGGCGGAGAACCCCAAGGACTTCACCGACCTGTTCGTCTACAACTACGACCGGCCCTATCCGCAGGACCTGGTCTCCAAGCCCATCGCGTTCTTCTCCTCGCGCCCGCTGTGGATGGGCGACCTGGTGACGCTGGTGCTGCTGGCCTTCGGCGTGTACCTGGCCTTCGACGCGTTCTCCTCCAAGGCGAAGCTGGAGCGCCCGGCCGCGGCGCGCGCGGTGGCGCTGGGCCTGCTGCTCACCGGCGGGGCCACGCTTGTCGCGGTGGCGTCACAGGGGCAGGTGTCCGCGATGGGGCTGTGGGGCGTGGCGCTGGTGGCGCTCGCGGGCTTCCTCTTCTGGCAGGCGTCGCGGCCGGAGGAGGCGCCGGGGCGCACGGTGCTCCAGGCGGTGGGCTTCGGCCTGGCGCTGGTGGGCGTGGCGCTGGCGGTGCGCGGCTTCAAGGGGCCGCCCGCGTCGGACGCGCTGTTCAAGGCCCTGTCCGGGACCATCAACGTGAAGGTGGGCATGGGCTTCGCGTTCGGCGTGGCCGGCGTGCTGGCGGCGGTGGCCGCGCTGCAGCGCTCGCGCGTGCTCTTGTTCAGCACCTTCTGGGGCCTGGCCGCGGCGTTCGCGCTCTGGTTCAACTGGGGCCACTGGGTGGACCTGTCCCACCACTGGACGCAGCGCGACCTGTTCTGGCGCTACTACAACCAGCGCCAGCCGGGGGAGCCCATCGCCGCGTACATGATGAACTGGCGCGGGGAGACGTTCTACTCGCGCAACACGGTGGAGCAGTTCCGCGCCAACGACGCCAACACGCGCATGCGCCAGTACGCGGCGCGGCCCGGCCGCGAGTGGGCGCTGGTGGAGCACAACCGCGTGAACCTGCTGCGCAACGCGGTGGGCGCCGACAAGAACGTCACCCTCATCGACCGGGACATCAACAACAAGTTCGTCCTGGTGACCATCGAGTGA
- a CDS encoding rhomboid family intramembrane serine protease, which yields MDVLIHWGAKSGPLVTDAGQGWRLLTANLLHRDALHLGLNLLVFAGAGTAVERSCRWWDYVALLVVSGLATMAGSLWWSPTVSVGASGWVFGCVGTLLVLGRRARTGAKGARMGWFSGENALPTVLVFLWLGWTSVGVDNAGHMGGLMAGLLVGVLLRSRAWGAGAFRAVALVGLAGLGAAVVVTERSRWRVEHDDGFGMSVLLPDGWRREEDGQERRAFSNGLKGLGRATLTAEAIEAGEPGDGSAQAQHFLDASLVPGRAGPEGRTVSVGAVEPASLGGRPAQRIRAELDGVGGRTHLMAWFVPRGEWVYRLVFTWPQAYPAYARVVERMTADVRFEEPASLRVARARALLVPGVAGPLRELGHALRRWGLPADAVEPLASAVRLAPTQVDTRVELARAYFESGQVEEGCHSAAEARVYGPSDTGALEAGVRCALARGDTAEALLRLEEARRVDPRDARLRAAEGALKAAVEAPGTSP from the coding sequence GTGGATGTGTTGATCCACTGGGGGGCGAAGTCCGGCCCCCTGGTGACGGACGCGGGGCAGGGCTGGCGGCTCTTGACGGCCAACCTCCTGCACCGGGACGCCCTGCACCTGGGCCTCAACCTGCTGGTGTTCGCGGGGGCGGGCACGGCGGTGGAGCGCTCGTGCCGGTGGTGGGACTACGTGGCGCTGCTCGTCGTGTCGGGGCTGGCGACGATGGCGGGCTCGCTCTGGTGGTCTCCGACGGTGAGCGTGGGCGCGTCCGGGTGGGTGTTCGGGTGCGTGGGGACGCTGCTGGTGCTGGGGCGGCGCGCCCGGACCGGGGCGAAGGGCGCACGGATGGGGTGGTTCTCCGGGGAGAACGCGCTGCCCACGGTGCTCGTCTTCCTGTGGCTCGGCTGGACGAGCGTGGGCGTGGACAACGCGGGGCACATGGGCGGGCTGATGGCGGGGCTGCTCGTGGGCGTCCTCTTGCGCTCGCGGGCGTGGGGGGCGGGGGCCTTCCGGGCCGTGGCGCTGGTGGGGCTCGCGGGGCTGGGCGCGGCGGTGGTGGTGACGGAGCGGTCCAGGTGGCGGGTGGAGCACGACGACGGCTTCGGAATGTCGGTGCTGCTGCCGGACGGCTGGCGCCGCGAGGAGGACGGCCAGGAGCGCAGGGCCTTCTCCAACGGCCTGAAGGGCCTGGGACGGGCCACGCTCACGGCGGAGGCCATCGAGGCGGGTGAGCCCGGGGACGGCTCGGCGCAGGCCCAGCACTTCCTGGACGCGTCGCTGGTGCCGGGGCGGGCAGGGCCGGAGGGGCGCACCGTGTCCGTGGGCGCCGTCGAGCCCGCGTCCCTGGGAGGCAGACCCGCGCAGCGGATCCGCGCGGAGCTGGACGGGGTGGGGGGGCGGACGCACCTGATGGCGTGGTTCGTGCCGCGTGGAGAGTGGGTGTACCGGCTCGTCTTCACCTGGCCCCAGGCCTACCCGGCGTACGCGCGGGTGGTGGAGCGGATGACGGCGGACGTGCGCTTCGAGGAGCCCGCGAGCCTGAGGGTCGCCCGGGCCCGGGCGCTGCTGGTGCCGGGCGTGGCGGGGCCGCTGCGGGAGCTGGGCCATGCCCTGCGGCGGTGGGGGCTGCCGGCGGATGCCGTGGAGCCGCTGGCGTCGGCGGTGCGGCTGGCGCCGACGCAGGTGGACACGCGCGTGGAGCTGGCCCGCGCGTACTTCGAGTCGGGGCAGGTGGAGGAGGGCTGTCACTCGGCGGCGGAGGCACGGGTGTATGGACCGTCCGACACGGGCGCCCTGGAGGCGGGCGTGCGCTGCGCGCTGGCGCGGGGGGACACGGCCGAGGCCCTGCTGCGCCTGGAAGAGGCCCGCCGCGTGGACCCCCGGGATGCGCGCCTGCGCGCGGCCGAGGGGGCCTTGAAGGCGGCGGTCGAGGCCCCGGGGACGTCTCCCTAG
- a CDS encoding FHA domain-containing protein: MLKLIIEDDEGRKTVVPFVRDEITIGRQEGNTIRLTERNVSRRHARLVRLNGHVVLEDLGSYNGTRINGERVAGQLPLKEGDLIQIGDYDLALQVEGAANAGAPTGAITAKVPASRRPEPEPEEEDDDDEVASGPRPRDTMVDGEDEAEDDSGDEHEHTPVSAEARRNATSIIRMDQMEADRPRRVERVPEDEQPRLVVLGPAEFKGQEFDCNRTELRIGRTSENDVALDHRSLSRTHAKVVREETGEWRVIDMQSANGMTVNGESYAQATLAHGDIIEMGHVKLRFVGPGSLEEDIAAQGRGGSKKMWVAAVIVFLSIGAGAALFVVKGQDLLPKPPDDTPPVVAADPQPIPEPPPQTKPPETKPPETVAAKPPATPEKPPEPPADQAFQDALQAGKLNIAASALDSLRKSKALPPAKLEELQTRLTTEKKAETAIQATRKALGAKEVDNAVKSFSAIPADTVVFAEDRKTLNDQLEAAQAQAAQTAPVTEPPAQEEPEATATAPKNPNAKPTSDFMRNMKPADVSKNIEEIQARVLDLTKTQERNSALEIAKDCALLAPKVPECHLMLGVVQAALKDYKASEQAYKEFLTLTSDGYPKRDLVIKALSKVQAQSQAQ, from the coding sequence GTGCTGAAGCTCATCATCGAAGACGACGAGGGGCGCAAGACCGTTGTTCCCTTCGTGCGCGACGAAATCACCATTGGCCGTCAGGAGGGGAACACCATCCGCCTGACCGAGCGCAACGTGTCACGTCGACACGCCCGGCTCGTGCGCCTCAATGGACACGTCGTGCTCGAAGACCTGGGGAGCTACAACGGCACCCGGATCAACGGCGAGCGCGTCGCAGGCCAGCTCCCTCTCAAGGAGGGCGACCTCATCCAGATCGGCGACTACGATCTGGCGTTGCAGGTCGAGGGCGCGGCCAACGCTGGCGCCCCCACTGGCGCCATCACCGCCAAGGTGCCCGCCTCCCGCCGGCCGGAGCCGGAGCCCGAGGAGGAGGACGACGACGACGAGGTCGCCAGCGGTCCCCGTCCCCGCGACACCATGGTGGACGGCGAGGACGAGGCGGAGGACGACTCCGGGGACGAGCACGAGCACACGCCCGTGTCCGCGGAGGCGCGCCGCAACGCCACGTCCATCATCCGCATGGACCAGATGGAGGCGGACCGGCCCCGGCGCGTGGAGCGCGTGCCCGAGGACGAGCAGCCCCGGCTGGTGGTGCTCGGCCCCGCCGAGTTCAAGGGCCAGGAGTTCGACTGCAACCGCACGGAGCTGCGGATCGGCCGCACGTCGGAGAACGACGTGGCCCTGGACCACCGTTCGCTGTCCCGCACGCACGCGAAGGTCGTGCGCGAGGAGACCGGCGAGTGGCGCGTCATCGACATGCAGTCGGCCAACGGGATGACGGTCAACGGGGAGAGCTACGCGCAGGCGACGCTCGCCCACGGTGACATCATCGAGATGGGCCACGTGAAGCTGCGCTTCGTGGGCCCCGGGTCGCTGGAAGAGGACATCGCGGCGCAGGGCCGCGGCGGCTCCAAGAAGATGTGGGTGGCCGCGGTCATCGTGTTCCTGTCCATTGGCGCGGGCGCGGCGCTCTTCGTGGTGAAGGGCCAGGACCTGCTGCCCAAGCCGCCGGACGACACGCCTCCCGTGGTCGCCGCGGATCCGCAGCCCATCCCGGAGCCGCCTCCGCAGACGAAGCCCCCGGAGACGAAGCCCCCGGAGACCGTGGCCGCGAAGCCGCCCGCGACGCCGGAGAAGCCGCCCGAGCCTCCGGCGGATCAGGCGTTCCAGGACGCGCTGCAGGCGGGCAAGTTGAACATCGCCGCCTCCGCGCTCGACTCACTCCGCAAGTCCAAGGCGCTCCCGCCCGCGAAGCTGGAGGAACTCCAGACGCGGCTGACCACGGAGAAGAAGGCGGAGACCGCCATCCAGGCGACCCGCAAGGCCCTCGGTGCCAAGGAGGTCGACAACGCGGTCAAGAGCTTCAGCGCCATCCCCGCGGACACGGTGGTCTTCGCGGAGGACCGCAAGACCCTGAACGACCAGCTGGAGGCCGCTCAGGCCCAGGCCGCGCAGACCGCCCCCGTGACGGAGCCCCCCGCGCAGGAGGAGCCGGAGGCAACAGCCACCGCGCCCAAGAACCCGAATGCCAAGCCCACGTCCGACTTCATGCGGAACATGAAGCCGGCGGACGTGAGCAAGAACATCGAAGAAATCCAGGCCCGGGTCCTCGATCTGACCAAGACCCAGGAGCGCAACAGCGCCCTGGAGATCGCCAAGGACTGCGCGTTGCTCGCGCCCAAGGTTCCCGAGTGCCACCTCATGCTGGGCGTGGTGCAAGCCGCGCTCAAGGACTACAAAGCGAGTGAGCAGGCCTATAAGGAATTCCTCACGCTCACGTCCGACGGCTATCCCAAGCGCGACCTGGTGATCAAAGCCCTGAGCAAGGTCCAGGCCCAGTCCCAGGCTCAATAA
- a CDS encoding response regulator produces the protein MQIRILVVDDEQDNCDYLKLVLTREGYEVVTTTDPTQTVDILRGSDFHLVILDMMMPQMSGTEVLELIRKYDTDIAVIVATAYPTVDTAVASLKAQASDYVKKPMEPEQFTAAVRNALQKKGLSQDPEADLHRAIGRTIRDARKTQELTLKQLARRTGLSVSLLSQIERAESSASISSLYKIASALQLRMGELFGDT, from the coding sequence GTGCAGATTCGCATCCTGGTAGTTGATGACGAGCAGGACAACTGCGACTACCTCAAGCTCGTGCTGACCCGTGAAGGCTACGAGGTCGTCACCACCACGGACCCCACGCAGACGGTGGACATCCTCCGTGGCTCCGACTTCCATCTCGTCATCCTCGACATGATGATGCCGCAGATGTCCGGCACCGAGGTGCTGGAGCTGATCCGCAAGTACGACACGGACATCGCGGTCATCGTCGCCACGGCCTACCCCACCGTGGACACGGCCGTCGCGTCGCTCAAGGCGCAGGCGTCCGACTATGTGAAGAAGCCCATGGAGCCGGAGCAGTTCACGGCCGCCGTGCGCAACGCGTTGCAGAAGAAGGGTCTGTCCCAGGACCCGGAAGCCGACCTGCACCGCGCCATCGGCCGCACCATCCGCGACGCGCGCAAGACGCAGGAGCTCACGCTCAAGCAGCTGGCCCGCCGCACCGGCCTGTCCGTGTCCCTGCTGTCCCAAATCGAGCGCGCGGAGTCCTCCGCGTCCATCTCGTCGCTCTACAAGATCGCCTCCGCGCTGCAGCTGCGCATGGGCGAGCTGTTCGGCGACACCTAG
- a CDS encoding enoyl-CoA hydratase/isomerase family protein, giving the protein MEPTLEVEDREGGVRVLTVSNPSRRNALNDALLARLDAALEPAAHVRALLVRGQGGHFCAGYDLTHLGPPGADGRLPDDPLVACLLKLERHPAPSVALVQGGAVGAGFDLAASCDFRVGAADAFFLMPPARLGIVYSPEGLARAVRLVGLSRAKQLFLTARRLPAAEALAWGLLDECPEDAEGRALALCATLAAGAPRAVSGMKEAFGLLARSGLSPEDVAHLRQVRGEAFGSEDAKEGRAAFLEKRAPRFSGC; this is encoded by the coding sequence ATGGAGCCCACGCTGGAGGTGGAGGATCGCGAGGGCGGTGTCCGGGTGCTCACCGTCTCCAACCCGTCGCGGCGCAACGCGCTGAATGACGCGTTGCTGGCCCGGCTGGACGCGGCGCTGGAGCCGGCCGCCCACGTGCGCGCGCTGCTGGTGCGCGGCCAGGGCGGGCACTTCTGCGCGGGCTATGACTTGACGCACCTGGGGCCGCCGGGCGCGGACGGGCGGCTGCCGGATGACCCGCTGGTGGCGTGCCTGCTGAAGCTGGAGCGGCACCCGGCGCCGTCGGTGGCGCTGGTGCAGGGCGGCGCGGTGGGGGCGGGCTTCGACCTGGCGGCCTCCTGCGACTTCCGCGTGGGCGCCGCCGACGCGTTCTTCCTCATGCCTCCGGCCCGGTTGGGCATCGTGTACTCGCCGGAGGGGCTGGCGCGGGCGGTGCGGCTGGTGGGGCTGTCGCGCGCCAAGCAGCTGTTCCTCACCGCGCGCCGGCTGCCGGCGGCGGAGGCGCTCGCGTGGGGCCTGCTGGACGAGTGCCCCGAGGACGCGGAAGGACGCGCGCTGGCGCTGTGCGCGACGCTGGCCGCGGGGGCGCCCAGGGCGGTGTCGGGGATGAAGGAGGCGTTCGGGCTGCTGGCGCGCTCCGGGTTGTCCCCGGAGGACGTCGCGCACCTGCGTCAGGTGCGCGGCGAGGCGTTTGGCAGCGAGGACGCGAAGGAGGGGCGCGCGGCCTTCCTGGAGAAGCGCGCGCCCCGGTTCAGCGGCTGCTAG
- a CDS encoding biotin/lipoyl-binding carrier protein has product MADVAAHITGTVWKIEVKVGDKVDAGTTLVILESMKMEMPVEAEEGGTVKEIRCTEAQPVNEGDVLVVLG; this is encoded by the coding sequence ATGGCGGACGTTGCGGCGCACATCACGGGCACGGTGTGGAAGATCGAGGTGAAGGTCGGCGACAAGGTGGATGCCGGCACCACGCTCGTCATCCTCGAGTCCATGAAGATGGAGATGCCCGTGGAGGCCGAAGAGGGCGGCACGGTGAAGGAGATCCGCTGCACGGAGGCGCAGCCGGTCAACGAGGGCGACGTCCTCGTGGTGCTCGGGTAG